Proteins from a genomic interval of Rosa chinensis cultivar Old Blush chromosome 2, RchiOBHm-V2, whole genome shotgun sequence:
- the LOC112188445 gene encoding ubiquitin-conjugating enzyme E2 34, producing MAEKSCIKRLQKEYRALCKEPVSHVVARPSPNDILEWHYVLEGSEGTPFAGGYYYGKIKFPPEYPYKPPGISMTTPNGRFMTQKKICLSMSDFHPESWNPMWSVSSILTGLLSFMMDNSPTTGSVNTTVAEKQRLAKTSLAFNAKNVTFRKMFPEYVEKYNQQQQQLSEQLNQEQVASESSQENSKPLLEKVDDSTAGGMKTVGALKDMRKNKKQSFPTWMMLLLISIFGVVMALPLLQL from the exons ATGGCAGAGAAATCATGCATCAAGCGCCTACAGAAGGAATATAGAGCACTGTGTAAG GAACCAGTTTCTCATGTTGTGGCCCGTCCTTCCCCAAATGACATTCTCGAATGGC ATTACGTTTTGGAGGGAAGCGAAGGAACACCTTTTGCAG GTGGATATTACTATGGAAAGATCAAGTTTCCTCCAGAGTATCCCTATAAACCACCAGGAATCAG CATGACTACTCCCAATGGACGATTCATGACTCAGAAGAAAATTTGTTTGTCTATGAGCGATT TTCATCCTGAAAGTTGGAATCCAATGTGGTCCGTGTCAAG CATACTTACAGGGCTTCTTTCATTTATG ATGGACAACAGTCCTACAACTGGCAGTGTGAACACTACTGTAGCTGAGAAGCAACGTTTGGCAAAGACTTCTCTTGCTTTTAACGCTAAGAA TGTCACATTTCGCAAGATGTTCCCAGAGTATGTGGAGAAGTATaaccagcagcagcagcagctttcTGAGCAGCTGAATCAAGAGCAGGTGGCCTCTGAATCATCTCAAGAAAATTCCAAGCCCTTGTTGGAAAAGGTCGACGATTCCACGGCAGGAGGTATGAAAACAGTAGGTGCCCTAAAGGACATgaggaaaaacaaaaagcaGTCATTCCCAACTTGGATGATGTTATTGCTCATTTCTATCTTTGGCGTTGTAATGGCTCTGCCTCTACTTCAACTTTAA
- the LOC112189268 gene encoding LOW QUALITY PROTEIN: RING-H2 finger protein ATL3-like (The sequence of the model RefSeq protein was modified relative to this genomic sequence to represent the inferred CDS: inserted 1 base in 1 codon), protein MGDTAIGLDDSQAVQLTGKIMMIAVLVLFLVVVFVLCLHLYAKWYWWSVVEDPNSSTRQTGRRRRRFVFAPGQESELPTLRRGLEPSVLKSLPVVVFSPQDFKDGLECAVCLSDLAQGEKARLLPKCNHGFHVECIDMWFQSHSTCPLCRSAVVPETVARSDSSVSELSVEIPSPAETLASGFSSESPNFPTNVLFWGXQTRVSSGPGSGLEEGTSAQVPCPSSSSDTRRPEGMLVIDIPSENPMASLASPSPSGNNRFAAAEEDLKSPVPTRLRSLKRLLSRDRKISPCSPSSAVDAEAGRAQS, encoded by the exons ATGGGAGACACAGCTATCGGCCTCGATGACTCCCAGGCCGTACAACTCACCGGAAAGATCATGATGATCGCCGTACTAGTCCTCTTCTTAGTCGTCGTCTTCGTCCTCTGCCTCCACCTCTACGCCAAATGGTACTGGTGGAGCGTAGTGGAAGATCCCAACTCCTCCACCCGCCAAACCGGCCGCCGACGACGCCGTTTCGTATTCGCTCCGGGCCAGGAATCCGAACTACCAACCCTCCGGCGAGGGCTCGAACCTTCAGTCCTTAAGTCTCTGCCTGTAGTGGTCTTCAGTCCTCAAGATTTCAAAGACGGGTTGGAATGCGCTGTTTGTCTCTCTGATCTTGCCCAAGGCGAAAAGGCCAGATTGCTTCCCAAATGTAACCATGGATTTCATGTCGAGTGCATTGACATGTGGTTTCAGTCACATTCAACATGCCCGCTTTGCCGGAGCGCCGTCGTGCCGGAGACCGTAGCGCGCTCTGATTCCTCTGTTTCTGAGCTTAGTGTTGAAATTCCATCGCCGGCTGAGACTTTGGCTTCTGGGTTCTCTTCAGAATCACCCAATTTCCCTACAAATGTGTTGTTCTGGG ACCAGACCCGGGTTAGCTCCGGGCCGGGTTCGGGTTTGGAGGAAGGGACTTCAGCTCAAGTGCCTtgtccctcttcttcttctgatacTAGAAGACCGGAGGGAATGTTGGTGATTGATATACCGAGTGAGAATCCAATGGCATCTTTAGCATCGCCTTCGCCTTCCGGCAATAACAGGTTTGCTGCCGCCGAGGAGGACTTGAAGTCTCCGGTGCCGACGAGGTTGAGGTCACTCAAGAGGTTATTGAGCCGAGATAGGAAGATAAGTCCTTGTAGTCCAAGCTCAGCTGTTGATGCTGAAGCAGGGAGGGCACAAAGTTAG
- the LOC112189471 gene encoding uncharacterized protein LOC112189471, protein MRILSCFLPKHFMQGTAQFQPPLITSVTNIVILMRAFCERQSMQKSPVHPKYEMGFDGSNRFDPQNDFYEFLEEAKHYALESDFQTSSTSYPEETGERRSGQEKKKKKSWKKLLFPWLKGEKVNKTSTKSATKSQVSDARRTNVSGPVFGTGKAMDGRLRHPLSGPINSLFRPTIRADSEVPYKCLDKSGSPQVVQTYGPVYLVR, encoded by the exons ATGAGGATCTTGTCCTGCTTTCTTCCTAAGCACTTTATGCAAGGAACAGCTCAGTTTCAACCACCATTAATTACCAGCGTCACCAATATAGTAATTTTGATGAGGGCTTTCTGTGAAAG GCAAAGTATGCAGAAATCTCCTGTTCATCCAAAATATGAGATGGGGTTTGATGGCAGCAATCGatttgatcctcagaatgactTCTATGAG TTTTTGGAAGAAGCAAAACACTATGCATTAGAATCAGACTTTCAGACATCATCAACTTCCTATCCAGAAGAAACTGGAGAAAGAAGATCAGggcaagagaagaagaagaagaaatcatgGAAGAAATTACTATTTCCATGGTTGAAAGGCGAGAAGGTAAACAAAACTAGCACAAAATCAGCAACCAAATCTCAAGTATCTGATGCAAGACGGACTAACGTTTCTGGTCCGGTATTTGGCACCGGCAAGGCTATGGATGGCAGGCTCCGGCACCCCTTATCCGGGCCTATTAACAGTCTGTTCAGACCAACAATAAGAGCAGATAGTGAGGTACCCTATAAGTGTCTAGACAAGTCCGGCAGCCCTCAAGTTGTTCAAACATATGGCCCTGTTTATCTAGTGAGATAA